Proteins encoded in a region of the Zea mays cultivar B73 chromosome 4, Zm-B73-REFERENCE-NAM-5.0, whole genome shotgun sequence genome:
- the LOC103645937 gene encoding DNA polymerase eta: MPVARPEPQEPRVIAHVDMDCFYVQVEQRRNPTLRGQPTVVVQYNGWKGGGLIAISYEARGFGVKRSMRGDEAKRVCSGINLVQVPVARGKADLNLYISAGVEVVAILASKGKCERASIDEVYLDLTDAAKEMLLQAPPDSPEGIFMEAAKSNILGLPADASEKEKNVRAWLCQSEANYQDKLLACGAIIVAQLRVRVLEETQFTCSAGIAHNKMLAKLVSGMHKPAQQTVVPSSSVQDLLASLPMKRIKQLGGKLGSSLQDDLGVETIGDLLSFTEEKVQEQYGVNTGTWLWKTARGISGEEVEDRLLPKSHGCGKTFPGPRALKYSASSHGMVAAFAWAAWLKEYHEKVSMTLNILADLSPLFTWDTKQVFVFVAAECETPHDAFIQPPTIVHKSMSFLLGTIVQSHEIATCLRVAVMMSYSFSLGLQLTLRVVADAYSGFGNLAARSQLLTFSPSPNITEEVDEQQKNSKGGRGKNAWNTGLLGEEEKGCADLDNWGRAEEDNPAGGNSRLG, translated from the exons ATGCCGGTTGCTAGGCCGGAGCCGCAGGAGCCCCGAGTGATCGCCCATGTTGACATGGACTGCTTCTATGTTCAAG TCGAGCAGCGGAGGAACCCGACGCTCAGGGGACAACCAACCGTCGTGGTGCAGTACAACGGCTGGAAAGGCGGTGGCTTGATTGCCATCAGCTACGAGGCTCGTGGATTTGGTGTGAAGAG GTCCATGCGCGGAGATGAGGCCAAGAGGGTCTGTTCTGGTATTAATCTTGTTCAGGTCCCAGTGGCACGTGGCAAGGCTGACCTTAATCTTTACATAAGTGCTGGTGTTGAG GTTGTTGCAATCCTTGCAAGCAAAGGGAAGTGCGAGCGGGCATCCATCGACGAAGTTTATCTTGACCTTACTGATGCAGCAAAGGAAATGCTCTTACAAGCTCCCCCAGATTCACCAGAGGGGATTTTTATGGAGGCAGCAAAGTCAAATATCTTGGGCCTTCCGGCT GATGCCAGCGAGAAGGAAAAGAATGTGAGGGCATGGCTTTGTCAATCAGAAGCTAATTACCAGGACAAGTTACTGGCATGTGGAGCTATAATTGTTGCACAGTTACGAGTCAGAGTTCTAGAGGAAACCCAATTCACATGCTCTGCTGGGATTGCTCACAATAAG ATGTTAGCTAAACTTGTCAGTGGAATGCACAAGCCTGCTCAGCAAACAGTTGTCCCTTCTTCATCAGTTCAAGACTTACTAGCATCACTACCTATGAAAAGGAT TAAACAACTTGGTGGTAAGCTTGGAAGTTCCTTGCAGGATGATCTTGGGGTTGAGACAATTGGTGATCTCCTAAGTTTTACAGAGGAAAAAGTACAAGAGCAGTATGGAGTAAATACTGG AACTTGGTTATGGAAGACTGCCAGGGGCATTAGCGGGGAAGAAGTTGAGGACCGTCTTCTCCCAAAGAGTCACGGGTGTGGAAAGACATTTCCTGGCCCAAGAGCACTGAAGTACAGTGCTTCT AGCCACGGGATGGTGGCGGCCTTCGCGTGGGCAGCGTGGCTCAAGGAGTACCACGAGAAG GTTAGCATGACGCTGAACATTTTGGCCGACCTTTCACCTCTTTTCACGTGGGACACAAAACAG GTGTTTGTTTTTGTGGCAGCAGAGTGTGAGACTCCACATGATGCTTTTATTCAA CCTCCAACAATTGTCCataaaagcatgagttttctgctTGGGACTATAGTGCAATCTCATGAAATTGCCACTTGCTTGAGGGTTGCAGTAATGATGTCATATAGCTTTTCTCTTGGTCTTCAACTTACATTGAGAGTTGTTGCAGATGCATATAGTGGTTTTGGAAA CCTTGCTGCACGTTCCCAGCTTCTTACCTTCAGCCCTTCACCAAACATAACAGAAGAGGTGGACGAGCAGCAGAAAAATAGcaaaggagggagagggaagaacgCCTGGAATACTGGATTATTGGGGGAAGAGGAGAAGGGCTGTGCTGACCTGGACAATTGGGGAAGAGCCGAAGAGGACAATCCGGCAGGCGGCAACAGCAGACTTGGATAA